A section of the Streptomyces sp. V3I8 genome encodes:
- a CDS encoding peptidase inhibitor family I36 protein, giving the protein MRNTKRTLLGLVLAAALVPIAATTAQAGGTTPTYSRHNPGNCSQGSLCVYRGINYDLGGVGIAEFEYNNPVWSDTDNSYIAHEDSSWYNNGNPGAYSSVVVYADNGYGGNSFCLDSGWGNTWDSVANDQGEANRWVDGTC; this is encoded by the coding sequence ATGCGCAACACCAAGCGCACCCTGCTGGGACTGGTCCTGGCCGCCGCCCTGGTTCCGATCGCCGCCACCACCGCCCAGGCCGGAGGCACGACCCCCACCTACAGCCGGCACAACCCGGGCAACTGCTCGCAGGGGTCCCTGTGCGTCTACAGGGGGATCAACTACGACTTGGGCGGCGTCGGCATCGCCGAGTTCGAGTACAACAACCCCGTCTGGTCCGACACGGACAACAGCTACATCGCCCATGAGGACTCGTCCTGGTACAACAACGGCAACCCCGGCGCGTACAGCTCCGTGGTGGTCTACGCGGACAACGGCTACGGCGGCAACTCCTTCTGCCTGGACTCGGGCTGGGGCAACACCTGGGACAGCGTGGCGAACGACCAGGGCGAGGCCAACCGCTGGGTGGACGGCACCTGCTGA
- a CDS encoding serine/threonine protein kinase: MSGILIHLPSAHRTEPTTTRRLGPGEAARFGRGTKAHPVELLLPDPAVSRLAGEILVAEDHWQLTNYSTTHSYLVENPEGAGEYLRVPPRRSGAPIPFEFARVVLPTRGSTVSFQVFAPDHVYLDADDPGGARGTRTLNAYSLDETATYFLVLVALCEPRLRDESAVSVPTTPQVVERIGTHPALTRLTARAVNAHIDYLAEQKLRVRGPQDVGAAGSGARRTGKREAVVGVALRFGLVREEHLALLPSRTPGAPFPEPPRPGGHR; encoded by the coding sequence ATGAGTGGTATACTGATTCATTTGCCGTCAGCGCACCGCACGGAGCCGACGACGACCCGACGCCTGGGACCGGGAGAGGCCGCGCGCTTCGGCCGGGGCACGAAGGCCCATCCGGTCGAACTGCTGCTGCCCGATCCGGCCGTCTCCCGGCTCGCCGGGGAGATTCTGGTGGCGGAGGACCACTGGCAGCTCACCAACTACTCCACCACCCACAGTTACCTGGTCGAGAACCCGGAAGGTGCCGGGGAGTACCTGCGGGTCCCGCCGCGCCGGTCGGGGGCGCCGATCCCGTTCGAGTTCGCCCGGGTCGTGCTGCCCACCCGGGGTTCCACGGTGAGCTTCCAGGTGTTCGCGCCCGACCATGTCTACCTCGACGCGGACGATCCCGGCGGCGCCCGGGGCACCCGTACCCTCAACGCGTACTCCCTGGACGAGACGGCCACGTACTTCCTCGTCCTGGTGGCCCTCTGCGAACCGCGGCTGCGCGACGAGTCGGCCGTCTCCGTGCCGACCACCCCGCAGGTCGTGGAACGCATCGGCACCCACCCGGCGCTGACACGGCTGACCGCGCGGGCGGTCAACGCCCATATCGACTACCTGGCCGAGCAGAAGCTGCGGGTGCGCGGACCCCAGGACGTCGGCGCCGCGGGCAGCGGTGCGCGGCGTACCGGCAAGCGCGAGGCCGTGGTCGGCGTCGCGCTGCGCTTCGGCCTGGTCCGCGAGGAGCACCTGGCGCTGCTGCCGTCCCGCACCCCGGGTGCCCCCTTCCCGGAACCACCACGGCCCGGGGGCCACCGGTGA